A window of the Cytophagia bacterium CHB2 genome harbors these coding sequences:
- a CDS encoding GDP-L-fucose synthase: MSFWQNKRVLITGGAGFLGSHLVDRLQTSGCEILTPRKSQYDFTRLEAADECFAKFQPHIVIHCAAYYGGIWINQLYPGRIFYENLVMGANLMEAARKAGVGKFVQIGTACSYPGYLENELAEKDLWNGLPHETVVNYGMTKKILAIQGLAYNKQYGLNSIHLILTNLYGPRDTFHPDRSHVAAALIRKFVEAKQAGAPEVEVWGTGKPIREFLYVDDCAAGILKATEVYNEIEPLNIGTGVGTSIRALAETMQEVSGFQGAIRWNTSKPDGQAKKILEVTKMKKALQWQPPTSLREGLAKTVAWYVANKTEADQRL; this comes from the coding sequence ATGTCTTTCTGGCAAAATAAACGCGTTCTCATCACCGGCGGCGCGGGCTTTCTCGGCAGCCATCTGGTTGATCGCTTGCAAACTTCCGGCTGCGAGATTCTGACGCCGCGCAAAAGCCAATATGATTTCACCCGGCTGGAAGCGGCGGATGAATGTTTCGCAAAATTTCAGCCGCACATTGTGATCCATTGCGCCGCGTACTACGGCGGCATTTGGATCAATCAACTTTACCCGGGCCGCATTTTCTACGAAAATTTGGTGATGGGCGCGAATCTCATGGAGGCTGCGCGCAAAGCCGGCGTGGGAAAATTCGTGCAGATCGGCACGGCGTGTTCGTATCCCGGTTATCTTGAAAATGAATTGGCGGAAAAGGATTTGTGGAACGGCCTGCCGCACGAAACCGTGGTCAACTACGGCATGACGAAGAAGATTCTTGCGATTCAAGGCCTGGCATACAACAAGCAATACGGCCTCAACAGCATTCATTTGATTCTCACGAATCTCTACGGCCCGCGCGATACGTTTCATCCTGATCGTTCGCATGTGGCCGCCGCGTTGATTCGGAAATTCGTCGAGGCGAAACAGGCCGGTGCGCCGGAAGTTGAGGTGTGGGGCACAGGCAAGCCGATTCGGGAGTTTCTTTATGTCGATGATTGCGCCGCCGGCATCCTCAAGGCGACGGAAGTTTATAACGAGATCGAGCCGCTGAATATCGGCACCGGCGTCGGCACGTCGATTCGCGCATTGGCGGAAACCATGCAGGAGGTCTCAGGCTTTCAAGGCGCGATTCGGTGGAACACCTCCAAACCTGATGGCCAGGCCAAGAAAATCCTCGAGGTGACGAAGATGAAAAAGGCCCTGCAATGGCAGCCTCCGACTTCGCTGCGCGAGGGCCTGGCAAAAACCGTGGCGTGGTACGTGGCGAACAAAACGGAAGCAGATCAACGATTGTGA
- a CDS encoding sulfotransferase produces MQTQLQQPEPAANGAPPRVTKQMNMMARLRRKLKKSRRSVILAPAGAPTLTEPPIFLIGVHRSGTTLLRLILDSHSRIACPTESIFLLPLSAVWRDRKALAGLHAMGFDEEHVLAKLREFSSYYFSRYAAARQKQRWADKSPHYIDCLDFIERLYGPQCQYVFIYRHGLDVACSVGEKVIRQAEAMKQACGDPYVGGARYWAEQCRKMLAFQRQHQQRVFELRYEALVEHPEKTCRALLDFLGESWEAQMLQFYKHEHTTGHGLEDPLAASSRGFMPSLGNYRKLPEAILARMRAEAGVVLKELGYDDNLG; encoded by the coding sequence ATGCAAACGCAACTCCAACAACCGGAGCCGGCGGCCAACGGCGCGCCGCCGCGCGTCACGAAGCAAATGAATATGATGGCGCGCCTGCGGCGCAAACTCAAGAAGTCGCGCCGCTCGGTGATACTGGCACCGGCCGGCGCGCCCACGCTCACGGAGCCGCCGATTTTCTTGATCGGCGTGCATCGTTCCGGCACCACGCTTTTGCGGTTGATCCTCGACAGCCATTCGCGCATCGCGTGCCCGACGGAGTCAATTTTCTTGCTGCCGCTCAGCGCGGTGTGGCGCGATCGCAAGGCACTGGCCGGTTTGCATGCGATGGGATTTGACGAAGAACATGTGCTGGCCAAACTGCGCGAATTCAGCAGCTATTACTTTTCGCGCTATGCTGCGGCGCGGCAGAAACAGCGCTGGGCCGACAAGAGTCCGCATTACATCGATTGCCTCGATTTTATCGAACGGCTTTACGGTCCGCAATGCCAGTATGTGTTTATTTATCGCCACGGCCTCGACGTAGCCTGTTCGGTTGGCGAAAAAGTGATTCGACAGGCGGAGGCGATGAAACAGGCTTGCGGCGATCCCTATGTCGGCGGCGCACGTTATTGGGCGGAGCAATGCCGCAAGATGCTCGCGTTTCAACGCCAACATCAGCAGCGTGTCTTCGAGCTGCGCTATGAGGCGTTGGTCGAACATCCGGAAAAAACGTGCCGCGCGCTGTTGGATTTTCTCGGCGAGTCTTGGGAAGCGCAAATGCTGCAATTTTACAAACACGAGCATACCACCGGCCACGGCCTGGAAGATCCGCTCGCTGCTTCGAGCCGTGGCTTCATGCCGAGCCTGGGCAACTATCGCAAACTGCCGGAGGCAATTCTAGCGCGCATGCGCGCTGAAGCCGGTGTAGTGCTGAAAGAGCTGGGGTATGACGATAACTTGGGTTGA